The following are encoded together in the bacterium genome:
- the grxD gene encoding Grx4 family monothiol glutaredoxin, with product MLDQQTRARIETAIRENDLVVFMKGSRAMPQCGFSGRVVQILDSLVDDYATIDVLSDPDIREGIKEFSSWPTIPQIYLKGEFLGGCDIVNELFATGELHEKLGRPAPERVVPTITITDAAAARIREYLDRSPGKDLKLSIDARFNSSMGLAPREAHDVVAEANGLTVCMDVSTAERANGITIDLVESATGAAFRIDNPNAPGEVHQISPAEVKRLRDSGASFHFLDVRTPEERAIATIDGTRLLDQATAAEIERLPKDTMLVLHCHHGGRSQAAAEHFRSRGFTNVHNMVGGIDAWSQDVDPAVPRY from the coding sequence ATGCTCGATCAACAGACGCGCGCGCGCATCGAAACGGCGATCCGGGAGAACGATCTCGTCGTCTTCATGAAGGGCAGCCGGGCGATGCCGCAGTGCGGCTTCTCGGGTCGGGTGGTGCAGATCCTCGACAGCCTGGTCGACGACTACGCCACCATCGACGTCCTGTCGGACCCGGACATCCGCGAGGGCATCAAGGAATTCTCCTCCTGGCCGACCATCCCGCAGATCTACCTCAAGGGCGAGTTCCTGGGCGGCTGCGACATCGTCAACGAGCTGTTCGCCACCGGCGAGCTGCACGAGAAGCTGGGGCGGCCGGCGCCGGAGCGGGTCGTGCCGACGATCACCATCACCGACGCGGCGGCGGCGCGCATCCGCGAATATCTCGACCGCTCGCCGGGCAAGGACCTGAAGCTGTCGATCGACGCCCGCTTCAATTCGTCGATGGGCCTGGCGCCGCGCGAGGCGCACGACGTGGTCGCCGAAGCGAACGGCCTGACGGTGTGCATGGACGTCTCCACCGCCGAGCGCGCCAACGGCATCACCATCGATCTCGTCGAGTCGGCCACCGGAGCGGCGTTCCGCATCGACAATCCCAACGCCCCCGGCGAGGTGCACCAGATCAGCCCCGCCGAGGTGAAGCGCCTGCGCGACAGCGGCGCGAGCTTCCACTTCCTCGACGTGCGGACGCCGGAGGAGCGCGCGATCGCGACCATCGACGGCACCCGCCTGCTCGATCAGGCGACGGCGGCGGAGATCGAGCGCCTGCCGAAGGACACCATGCTGGTGTTGCACTGCCACCACGGCGGCCGCAGCCAGGCCGCCGCCGAGCACTTCCGCAGCCGCGGCTTCACCAACGTCCACAACATGGTCGGCGGCATCGACGCCTGGTCGCAGGACGTCGATCCGGCCGTGCCGCGCTACTGA
- a CDS encoding BolA family transcriptional regulator gives MPLPILNSTDDLCAALRDAVLAAIPDAQVTATANSPGHFELEVVSPVFAGKSMVQQQQLVYGAITSLMAGDAAPVHAIDRLRTRVP, from the coding sequence ATGCCGTTGCCGATCCTGAATTCGACCGATGACCTGTGCGCCGCGCTGCGCGACGCCGTCCTGGCGGCGATCCCCGACGCGCAGGTGACCGCGACCGCCAACAGCCCCGGCCACTTCGAGCTCGAGGTGGTCTCGCCGGTGTTCGCCGGCAAGTCGATGGTGCAGCAGCAGCAGCTCGTCTACGGCGCCATCACGTCGCTGATGGCCGGCGACGCCGCGCCGGTGCACGCGATCGACCGCCTGCGCACCCGCGTGCCGTAG